ACCCAAGCGCCCGGCGGCAGCATCCAAGTCCCCGCCGCCGGCACTCAGGTTTCCATCACTGACGCTGCAGCCCCTGTGGCGTAGCAGTCATGGGTCCACATCTCCCAACCCGGACTCACAAGCAGTTTGACACACGCGGTTGGTGCCGCGGGTGTAGGTGGGGCTGCCCCGACGGAGGTGGGGCGGCCCCAGTGCAAGGCGCCCGCGGGGTTCCCCAGCATTGCGGAGCCAGTTGGGGCATACGGAGCCGACTAGGCTCACTCACCCCCGAATCACACCGTTATGCAAGCCCGACCTGCTCCCTATGGCATAGCCGGCTCCGTATGCCCTAACTGGCTCGCTAAGCCCGACCGGCCCCTCGAACACCTCCGTGGCACCGTCCTAGGATTTCGAAACCTCCAAAACTACATCCACCACGCCCTCCTCCACACCGGAGGATTCAACCACCACCTACAGCCCCTTTCATGAAGGGCCCTAAGACACCACCCCCAGCCCCTTCTATAAAGAGCGGACAGAGTCCGGGAAGGCCGCAGCCAGGTGGCCTGGTGGTGAACGCCGGGCGATGCTGAACGCCTGCGATTGTCGGAGGGTCGACATAGAATTGCGTGATGACTAACGGTGAGCTCTTCGTGTACGCCGACGCCCATCCCCCATGCGGCCCCGTTCGGGGTTTCTGGAGACAGAATGAAGGGGCTGACAGTGCCGCGTTCTTGGGGATTCCTTTTGCCCAGCCTCCCGTCGGCTCCTTGCGTTTCGCGGAGCCGCAACCCGTCGCACCGTGGAGCGAAATCCGTGAGGCGCTCCACTACGGCGCGACGGCGCAGAGGACCGACTCAGAAGACTCACTAATCCCGGAGCCAGCGCTGCCGGGTGACTCGACGCTGAATGTCAACGTGTTCACTCCGGCACCGGGTGACGATTCGGCCTCGCTGCCGGTCATGGTGTGGATTCACGGGGGTGGCTTCACCGCGGGATCCCCGGCAAGTCCCTGGTATGACGGGCAGTCCTTCAACAGGGATGGCGTCGTCACAGTCACCATTTCTTACCGTTTGGGTTTCCTTGGTTTCGGTTGGGTCGAGGGCGCCCCGCAGAACCGCGGGATCCTCGACTGGCTGGCCGCGCTGCGGTGGGTGCAGAACAACATCGCGGCCTTCGGCGGTGACCCGGGGAACGTGACGATTGCGGGCCAGTCCGCTGGCGGAGGCGCGGTGCTGACCCTGCTCGGCATGGAGTCGGCGCAATCACTGTTCCACCGCGCCATCTCGGTGTCCGGCGCCCTAGTGGATATCCCCGAAGCAGATGCACGGGCAACAGCGAAGAAGATTGGCGCTGCCCTGGACGTTCCGGCGTCGCGGGAAGCCTTGGACGCAGTTCCTGAATCCGCGATTGAGGAAGCACAGAGCAAGATCGGCGGCGCCAGCATCGCAGAGCTGCGCAAGATCGTCAACGGCGGCCTGCCTTTTGGGCCTGTGATTGACGGGACCCTGCTGAAGCGGCCGACCCTCGAGTCGATGGCGTTGGGTGTCGGCAGCGGGAAGCACCTGCTCATCGGCGCGACAGATGACGAGTTCACAATGATCTTCGAAGGACAGAAGAAGCTCATGCGCTGGGTTCCGCGCTCGGTGCTCAGGCAGCTGGTGGGAGCGCCGGGTGGCACATTTGCTGCCTATGCCCGCGCGAACGCAGACGTGGTTGCTCGCGGCAAGGCTGACCTGATGGGAAGGTATCTGACGGATGCCCTCTTCCGCGTCCCCTTGCTGCGGGTTGCAATGGTCCGCGGAGGGGCGCAAACCTGGGTGTACCAGTACTCATTGAGGCAACCAACGACGGGGTTGGCCGGACACTGCTCGGACGTACCGTTCTGGTTTGATTGTTTGGATGCGCCGCGAGTGGCGAAGTTGCTGGGCGACCACCCTTCCCAGGAACTCGCTACCACGATGCACCAGGCAGCGGTGCGCTTCATCGCGCAGGGTGATCCGGGGTGGCCGCGCTGGGACAACGCCGATGGCCAGGTGATGGTCTTTGATGGCGATCCGCTGGAGGCGGTGAAGGCCGGTGGGTTTGATGAGGTGCGGCCCCTAATGCGGTAGGGCGCCCCCACTGACACCCCTAAACTGGGTGCCATGAGTGCTCTAAACCTGGTCCCACTCCCTGTCAGTGTTGATTTGCTTGGCACCCCACCGTTCGCCCTCGACGACAAGGTCGTCATCGTCGCTGATCCGGCAGCCACAGAGGTCGCGGAGGTCGCCGCCAAGGTCCTCTCGCAAACAACTGGGCTCACGTTGCCCGTTGCATCTACGTCCGAGGGCGGCGACAACGCCCGTGAGATCCGTCTGGTCCTGCCTCCACAAGGAGCGGTTGACGAGGGCGCCCTCGACATGAGCGATGAGGCCTACCGACTTGAAGTCACCTCCGACCTCGTCACTCTTAGCGCCACGACCCCACGCGGTCTGAACTGGGCGCTTGCCACATTGCGCCAGATGGTGACGCCGGGCGAGGACGGGGGATGGGTGATCCCAGCCGTCCTCGTCGAAGATGTTCCCAGGTTCCCGTGGCGTGGACTGAGCATGGACGTTGTGCGTTCCTTCTACACCGTCGATGAGGTCAAGACGGTGGTGGATCTGCTGGCGACGTACAAGATGAATACTCTGCACCTGCACCTCACCGATGACCAGGGGTGGCGTCTGGAGATTCCGGGGCGAGAAGCACTCACGGAGATTTCTGGTGTAACCGCAGGTGCTGGCGGCGATCCGGGTTTCTACACGGTAGAAGATTTTGCGGACATTCAACACTACGCGGCTGCCCGTGGGGTAACGGTGATCCCGGAGTTTGACCTGCCGGGGCACACCAACGCCGCGACCCACGTCTATGGCGAACTAACCCCAAGTGGCGAACCAACCCCCGCATACGACGGGGCCAAGGTTGGTTTCAGCAAGCTGTACCCGGACTTGCCAGCAACGGAACCGTTCCTGCGCGACGTCATCAACTCGATGGCGGAGCAGACGGTTGGCCCCTACATCCACATTGGCGGAGATGAGGCCCTGGAGATGGATTTGGGGAACTACAACGAGCTGGTGACGATGGCAGAGAAGATCGCCCGCGAAACCGGCAAACGTCCCGTGGCCTGGCAGGAAGCGGCCGGGGCGGGGCTTCCGGGGAACATGATCTACCAGTTCTGGGATCCGCGACTCACTCGGGAGGACATGGCGAAGGCAGTGTCCGAGGGCGGCCAGCTGCTGCTTTCTCCGGCCAACCACGTTTACTTTGACATGCAGTATGACGCCGACACACCGCATGGCCAGGACTGGTCGGGGTATGTGGAGTTGCGCGATTCCTACGAATGGGATCCCGTCACTCAGGTCGAGGGCGTCCCGGAAGAGGACGTGGTTGGCGTTGAAGCGACGGTGTGGACGGAGTATATCCATGGGTTTGATG
This genomic stretch from Schaalia sp. JY-X169 harbors:
- a CDS encoding carboxylesterase/lipase family protein, which translates into the protein MTNGELFVYADAHPPCGPVRGFWRQNEGADSAAFLGIPFAQPPVGSLRFAEPQPVAPWSEIREALHYGATAQRTDSEDSLIPEPALPGDSTLNVNVFTPAPGDDSASLPVMVWIHGGGFTAGSPASPWYDGQSFNRDGVVTVTISYRLGFLGFGWVEGAPQNRGILDWLAALRWVQNNIAAFGGDPGNVTIAGQSAGGGAVLTLLGMESAQSLFHRAISVSGALVDIPEADARATAKKIGAALDVPASREALDAVPESAIEEAQSKIGGASIAELRKIVNGGLPFGPVIDGTLLKRPTLESMALGVGSGKHLLIGATDDEFTMIFEGQKKLMRWVPRSVLRQLVGAPGGTFAAYARANADVVARGKADLMGRYLTDALFRVPLLRVAMVRGGAQTWVYQYSLRQPTTGLAGHCSDVPFWFDCLDAPRVAKLLGDHPSQELATTMHQAAVRFIAQGDPGWPRWDNADGQVMVFDGDPLEAVKAGGFDEVRPLMR
- a CDS encoding family 20 glycosylhydrolase gives rise to the protein MSALNLVPLPVSVDLLGTPPFALDDKVVIVADPAATEVAEVAAKVLSQTTGLTLPVASTSEGGDNAREIRLVLPPQGAVDEGALDMSDEAYRLEVTSDLVTLSATTPRGLNWALATLRQMVTPGEDGGWVIPAVLVEDVPRFPWRGLSMDVVRSFYTVDEVKTVVDLLATYKMNTLHLHLTDDQGWRLEIPGREALTEISGVTAGAGGDPGFYTVEDFADIQHYAAARGVTVIPEFDLPGHTNAATHVYGELTPSGEPTPAYDGAKVGFSKLYPDLPATEPFLRDVINSMAEQTVGPYIHIGGDEALEMDLGNYNELVTMAEKIARETGKRPVAWQEAAGAGLPGNMIYQFWDPRLTREDMAKAVSEGGQLLLSPANHVYFDMQYDADTPHGQDWSGYVELRDSYEWDPVTQVEGVPEEDVVGVEATVWTEYIHGFDAMTYMLLPRLAAAAEVGWSARGALEWESFAGRIAPESAWWNAMGVNWHRSPGVAWK